From Calditrichota bacterium, one genomic window encodes:
- a CDS encoding beta-lactamase family protein, whose protein sequence is MKKYLLIILSALFINACISSNEQKVDKLFSEYTGNNPGASVIVIIKGKTELKKSYGLADLEKKTKVDSTTNFRLASLTKQFTAMCIMMLVEREKLKYENTLTEIFPEFPEYGKKITITQILQHTSGLIAYESLLADSVTIQVSDAQVLQMMISQDSTYHVPGSKYRYSNSGYAILAMIIEKISKKPFAQFLQENIFRPLKMNNTIAYEKGISLVPNRAYGYKIVEPDAKIDSSFIFGDQSRTSAVLGDGGIYSSVEDLFKWDQALYSEKLVSKESLQKAWTPAVVIDSPDNIYGFGWRIDQLEGHRRLHHNGSTSGFRNSIQRFPEDLLTIIVLTNRNKPSVFSLVEKIAGIYLN, encoded by the coding sequence ATGAAAAAATATTTGTTAATTATTTTAAGTGCTCTTTTTATTAACGCTTGTATAAGCTCGAATGAGCAAAAAGTGGACAAGCTGTTTTCCGAGTATACCGGTAACAACCCCGGAGCATCGGTTATTGTAATAATAAAAGGAAAGACGGAATTAAAGAAATCGTATGGATTGGCTGATCTTGAAAAGAAAACAAAAGTGGATTCAACCACAAACTTTCGGCTTGCCTCACTCACAAAGCAGTTTACTGCCATGTGCATAATGATGCTTGTTGAAAGGGAAAAACTGAAATATGAAAATACCTTAACAGAAATATTTCCAGAGTTCCCTGAATATGGAAAAAAAATTACTATTACACAGATATTGCAGCATACTTCCGGTTTAATCGCCTATGAAAGTTTGCTTGCCGATTCTGTAACTATACAAGTCTCAGATGCACAAGTCTTGCAGATGATGATTTCACAAGATTCAACCTATCATGTACCCGGATCAAAATATCGCTATAGCAATTCCGGTTATGCCATTTTAGCAATGATAATTGAAAAAATAAGTAAGAAACCATTTGCACAATTTTTACAGGAAAATATTTTCCGCCCTTTGAAAATGAATAATACAATCGCATATGAAAAGGGAATCTCATTAGTTCCAAACAGGGCTTATGGTTATAAAATCGTTGAACCTGATGCCAAGATTGATAGTAGCTTTATCTTTGGTGACCAAAGCAGGACTAGTGCTGTTTTAGGAGATGGTGGAATTTATTCTTCGGTTGAAGATTTATTTAAATGGGATCAGGCTCTTTATTCTGAGAAACTTGTTTCAAAAGAATCTTTGCAAAAAGCATGGACGCCAGCTGTAGTAATTGATTCGCCGGATAATATTTACGGTTTTGGCTGGCGTATTGATCAACTTGAAGGGCATCGCCGTTTACATCATAATGGCTCGACCAGTGGTTTTAGGAACTCTATCCAACGCTTTCCCGAAGACTTATTAACAATTATTGTGCTTACCAATAGAAATAAGCCATCGGTTTTTTCTCTTGTTGAGAAAATTGCGGGAATATACCTTAACTAA
- a CDS encoding methylenetetrahydrofolate reductase [NAD(P)H] produces MKVIEHLSKAKEPLISFEIIPPKRGGDIKSLLALVDDLAQYKPPFIDITSHAAEVIYEETPKGIKRKTKRKRPGTLGICALIQKKYNIDAVPHILCQGFTREETEDFLIDLQYLEIENVLAVRGDDTVKPVPDGRTTNSYAVDLVRQVNDMNSGKYLEENLLDARPAQFCVGVGGYPEKHFEAPNLDTDILFLKEKIDAGASYIVTQMFYDNNNFFEFQKKCRAAGITAPIIPGLKILTRKTNLNSIPRNFYIDLPADLTKEVMKCKGNDVHEVGAEWAAQQVKELIESGVPSIHFYVMQNSKAINSLMKKLSF; encoded by the coding sequence ATGAAAGTTATTGAGCACCTTAGCAAGGCCAAAGAACCACTAATTAGTTTTGAAATAATTCCACCCAAACGCGGTGGTGATATTAAAAGCCTTCTGGCATTAGTAGACGATCTTGCGCAGTATAAACCTCCTTTTATTGATATCACAAGCCATGCAGCAGAGGTTATTTATGAGGAAACACCAAAGGGGATTAAACGGAAGACAAAACGTAAAAGACCGGGAACGCTGGGCATATGCGCGCTAATCCAGAAAAAGTATAATATTGATGCAGTTCCTCATATTTTATGCCAAGGATTTACACGCGAAGAAACTGAAGATTTTTTGATAGACCTGCAATACCTGGAAATAGAAAACGTTTTAGCCGTTCGTGGGGATGATACTGTTAAACCTGTTCCAGATGGCCGCACAACTAATTCTTACGCTGTTGACCTTGTTCGACAGGTAAATGATATGAATTCCGGTAAATATCTTGAAGAAAACTTACTAGATGCGCGCCCTGCTCAGTTTTGTGTAGGAGTAGGTGGTTACCCGGAAAAACATTTCGAAGCCCCTAACCTTGATACGGATATTTTATTTCTTAAAGAAAAGATTGATGCCGGTGCTTCATATATTGTAACGCAGATGTTTTATGACAATAATAATTTTTTTGAATTTCAGAAAAAATGCAGGGCTGCGGGAATTACCGCACCAATTATACCAGGTTTAAAAATATTAACCCGTAAAACAAATCTTAATTCAATCCCGAGAAATTTTTATATTGATTTACCTGCCGATTTGACCAAAGAAGTTATGAAGTGTAAGGGTAATGATGTACATGAAGTTGGCGCTGAATGGGCTGCACAACAAGTTAAGGAACTAATTGAAAGTGGTGTTCCTTCCATTCACTTTTACGTAATGCAAAATTCCAAAGCAATTAATTCTCTCATGAAAAAATTATCATTTTAG
- a CDS encoding isocitrate/isopropylmalate dehydrogenase family protein, which translates to MSGKQKVYNVTLIPGDGIGPEVTSAARKVIAAAGVVIDWEIMDAGAGAVEKYGTTLPDETVESIRKNKIGLKGPLTTPIGGGFTSVNVGLRKELDLYSNVRPVRSALGLSFHRTPIDLVIFRENTEDLYAGLENDIAPGVAQSLKIITEKASTRIAKAAFEWAKLKGRHTIHAVHKANIMKKSDGLFLDSVRKVAGKFPEITYKEIIVDNCAMQMVMRPEQFDVMVLGNLYGDIISDLAAGLVGGLGVVPGANIGESIAVFESVHGSAPDIAGKGMANPLATILSANMMLRHMDLEKEANRIQAATVLFLSEKKHLTPDMGGNATTDEMVDALIEKIKLLR; encoded by the coding sequence ATGTCTGGAAAACAAAAAGTTTATAATGTTACATTAATTCCTGGTGATGGAATTGGACCGGAAGTCACCTCAGCAGCAAGAAAAGTTATTGCCGCCGCCGGAGTTGTAATTGATTGGGAAATTATGGATGCCGGTGCCGGGGCAGTTGAAAAATATGGAACCACTTTGCCTGATGAAACTGTCGAGTCAATTCGTAAAAATAAAATTGGATTAAAAGGCCCGCTTACAACTCCAATTGGTGGTGGATTTACGTCCGTAAATGTCGGACTAAGAAAGGAGCTGGATTTATATTCAAATGTTCGTCCAGTGCGCTCAGCTTTGGGATTATCCTTTCACCGGACACCAATTGATTTGGTTATATTTAGGGAAAACACTGAAGATTTATATGCCGGTTTAGAAAATGACATAGCACCTGGTGTTGCTCAAAGTTTGAAAATTATTACGGAGAAAGCTTCAACGCGGATAGCCAAGGCTGCTTTTGAATGGGCAAAATTAAAAGGACGCCATACCATCCATGCTGTTCATAAAGCCAATATCATGAAAAAAAGCGATGGCCTGTTTTTGGACAGTGTACGTAAAGTTGCAGGAAAATTCCCGGAAATTACATATAAAGAAATTATTGTTGATAATTGCGCCATGCAGATGGTTATGCGCCCGGAACAATTTGATGTAATGGTACTTGGGAACTTATATGGCGATATTATTTCAGATTTAGCAGCTGGGTTAGTCGGTGGACTTGGAGTTGTTCCAGGTGCAAATATTGGGGAGTCTATTGCTGTTTTTGAATCTGTCCATGGCAGTGCGCCGGATATAGCCGGAAAAGGAATGGCAAACCCATTAGCTACTATTTTATCTGCAAATATGATGCTTCGTCATATGGACTTGGAAAAAGAAGCGAATCGAATACAGGCAGCTACCGTGTTATTTTTATCAGAGAAAAAGCATTTAACCCCGGATATGGGTGGTAATGCTACGACTGATGAAATGGTTGATGCCCTGATCGAGAAGATTAAGCTTTTACGCTAA
- the aroC gene encoding chorismate synthase, which translates to MRYLTAGESHGPGLVGIVEGLPANLDINLERVNQELSRRQQGYGRGRRQQIEKDQIEILSGIRFKKTLGSPVSFLLRNKDWKNWTEIMAIEEGVSKKEVTKPRPGHADLAGAMKYDFGDMRNVLERSSARETAIRVASGAFTRELLYAFDIMIYSHVVELGPVKAEQGVIDEIPSGKNISEMADKSPVRCLDKKAEQRMIKFIDQAKEDGDTAGGIIEVIIRNVPPGLGSYVQWDRKLDAQLAHALMSIQAVKAVEVGMGFDTARTPGSKVHDEIMYGEGKFSRKTNNAGGIEGGMSTGDDIVLRIAMKPIPTLMKPLYSVDLKTKEAYTAHVERSDVTAVPACSVIAENVVAPVLANAFMEKFGRDTIVDIEKNYNAYLERLKNI; encoded by the coding sequence ATCCGTTATTTAACTGCCGGGGAATCACATGGCCCCGGTTTAGTAGGTATTGTTGAAGGCTTGCCCGCAAATCTTGATATAAATTTAGAGCGTGTAAACCAGGAGCTGTCACGCCGTCAGCAGGGATATGGCAGGGGACGTCGTCAACAAATTGAAAAAGACCAGATAGAAATTTTGTCTGGAATTCGTTTTAAGAAAACGCTTGGCAGCCCGGTTAGTTTTTTGTTGCGCAATAAAGACTGGAAAAACTGGACGGAAATTATGGCCATAGAGGAGGGTGTTTCAAAAAAAGAAGTAACCAAACCACGGCCAGGCCATGCCGATTTAGCCGGTGCGATGAAATACGATTTTGGTGATATGCGAAACGTATTGGAGCGTTCCAGCGCCAGAGAAACAGCAATACGGGTTGCATCAGGTGCGTTTACGAGGGAATTGCTTTATGCATTTGATATTATGATCTATTCCCATGTAGTAGAGTTGGGTCCTGTTAAGGCAGAGCAAGGGGTTATTGATGAGATTCCTTCCGGCAAAAATATTTCGGAAATGGCCGACAAATCACCAGTAAGATGCCTTGATAAAAAAGCAGAACAACGAATGATCAAATTTATTGATCAAGCAAAAGAAGATGGCGACACAGCCGGCGGAATAATTGAAGTGATAATCAGAAATGTGCCACCAGGTCTTGGAAGTTACGTTCAATGGGATCGTAAACTGGATGCGCAGCTTGCCCATGCTTTAATGTCAATACAAGCCGTTAAGGCGGTTGAAGTGGGAATGGGCTTTGATACAGCACGCACACCGGGTTCTAAAGTGCATGATGAAATAATGTATGGTGAAGGAAAATTTTCGCGGAAAACAAACAATGCAGGTGGTATTGAAGGCGGAATGAGCACAGGTGATGATATTGTTCTTCGTATCGCAATGAAACCAATCCCAACATTAATGAAACCTTTATACTCAGTAGATTTGAAAACAAAAGAAGCGTATACAGCACATGTAGAACGTAGTGATGTTACAGCTGTCCCGGCATGTTCAGTAATTGCAGAAAATGTAGTAGCACCTGTTTTGGCAAATGCATTTATGGAAAAATTTGGACGGGATACAATTGTAGATATTGAAAAGAATTATAATGCTTATTTGGAGAGATTGAAAAATATATAA
- a CDS encoding tetratricopeptide repeat protein, whose translation MKFRIIFFLLLTSLSISLAQDKRKVAIIPVSNNGNSSIDWISGGLEYLLNNKLSVLSGFYVIDKNSVKAALKEIKYSKGALSERSASQIGRLTNAHVTISGTYVDSASQLNFEILYHNTENGKLIYKEKISTSNNKLVIVADKIVQQLLHISGVPVSSSERALMNRSLTKNNKAFESFIKAYMENNKPNPNSNIVIGLFREAIAKDKNFWEAYYNLGILYFNSKQYKQALNQFNKIIKALPNFDKPYYGRGLIYEKEKKYDLALADFKKVTEFNPNDPKPFYYMGKISILDKDYTNARKYLNKSTDINPDYAPAYFEYGNLLTAQKQIRKAIPDYRKAVELDPFNNRYRQTLGEVYYRSQIFYNALIEFQAILSRDPNNAVANFMKGVTIYKQAVLEELVEAFLDLLDESTNGKKASNESKFKKTTGIDPVKKRKVYDDMVNSFTKASQARPKFMQATFNLALTYLEMGNFNLAEKYFKTTILISPNLIKAHTKLAEVYEKTKRLPQAIEQYKKVFYIEPAIFVRKPTLGPEHQYRNVLEIFLRELDTKIKRNPNDSKSNIVLAKVFRAQGFNGKAANILRSILNRNPRHSEAKKLLARIEKGQR comes from the coding sequence ATGAAATTCAGAATTATATTTTTTCTCCTTTTAACATCCCTATCAATTTCTCTTGCACAGGATAAACGCAAAGTAGCTATTATCCCTGTAAGTAATAATGGCAATAGTTCTATTGATTGGATTTCGGGTGGTTTAGAGTATCTTTTAAATAATAAGCTTTCTGTTTTATCCGGCTTTTATGTTATAGATAAAAACTCTGTTAAAGCAGCCCTGAAAGAAATTAAGTACAGCAAAGGTGCTTTAAGTGAAAGAAGTGCTTCACAAATAGGACGGCTAACAAATGCCCATGTTACAATTTCCGGGACATATGTAGATTCAGCTTCTCAGTTAAATTTTGAAATCCTATACCACAATACGGAAAATGGCAAACTAATCTACAAGGAAAAGATTTCAACATCGAACAACAAATTGGTTATAGTAGCCGATAAAATTGTACAGCAGTTGTTACATATTTCCGGTGTTCCTGTTTCTTCTTCAGAACGGGCCCTGATGAATCGCTCACTTACCAAAAACAACAAGGCATTCGAAAGCTTTATCAAAGCCTACATGGAGAATAACAAACCAAATCCCAATAGTAATATTGTTATTGGTTTATTCCGGGAAGCAATTGCAAAAGATAAGAATTTCTGGGAGGCATATTACAATCTTGGAATTCTTTACTTCAATTCTAAACAGTATAAACAGGCCTTAAATCAGTTCAATAAAATAATAAAAGCGCTTCCAAATTTTGACAAACCATATTATGGCCGTGGTCTGATTTATGAAAAAGAAAAGAAATATGATTTAGCCCTGGCCGACTTTAAAAAGGTAACTGAATTTAATCCAAATGATCCAAAGCCCTTTTATTATATGGGAAAAATAAGCATTCTGGATAAAGACTACACCAACGCCAGAAAATATCTTAATAAATCAACCGATATAAATCCTGACTATGCCCCAGCCTACTTTGAATATGGCAATTTGCTGACTGCCCAGAAACAAATTCGGAAAGCAATTCCTGATTATCGCAAAGCAGTTGAGCTGGATCCTTTTAATAACAGATACAGACAAACATTGGGTGAAGTGTACTATCGCTCTCAAATCTTTTACAATGCTTTAATAGAGTTTCAAGCCATCCTTAGCAGGGATCCAAATAATGCTGTGGCAAATTTTATGAAAGGCGTCACCATTTATAAACAAGCTGTTCTGGAAGAGCTTGTTGAGGCATTTCTTGATTTGCTGGATGAAAGTACAAATGGGAAAAAAGCAAGCAATGAAAGTAAATTTAAAAAGACAACAGGGATTGATCCTGTAAAAAAACGTAAAGTTTACGATGATATGGTAAACTCGTTTACAAAAGCATCACAGGCAAGGCCGAAGTTTATGCAGGCTACTTTCAACCTTGCGCTAACCTATCTTGAAATGGGGAATTTTAATTTAGCTGAAAAATATTTCAAAACTACAATTCTTATATCTCCAAATCTTATAAAAGCGCATACAAAACTTGCTGAAGTTTATGAGAAAACCAAACGCCTTCCACAGGCAATTGAACAGTATAAAAAAGTATTTTATATAGAACCTGCTATTTTTGTACGTAAACCAACACTTGGCCCGGAACATCAGTACAGAAATGTTTTAGAAATATTTTTAAGGGAACTTGATACAAAGATTAAGCGAAACCCGAATGATTCAAAATCCAATATTGTATTGGCAAAGGTTTTTCGCGCTCAAGGGTTTAATGGTAAAGCAGCAAATATTTTAAGAAGCATTTTAAATAGAAATCCACGCCATTCAGAAGCTAAAAAACTTCTGGCACGAATTGAAAAAGGACAGAGATAA
- a CDS encoding pyridoxal-phosphate dependent enzyme, whose amino-acid sequence MNVFNNILEAIGNTPIVKINKMLPDSQANVYAKLEYLNPGGSIKDRIAKHIINKAEQDSRLQAEGTIVENTSGNTGAGLAMVAAVKNYKAVFTIPDKMSSEKINFMKAFGAKVVVTPTNVPAESPQSYYETAKRIHQNTDNSFYVNQYHNPDNPEAHYKYTGPELWEQMDGKIDYFVAGIGTGGTLSGVAKFLKEKNPEIKVIAVDPIGSVFYDYFKHGKPGEPNVYKLEGIGEDMMVDAMDFNVVDDIYQVSDEDGFATCRSLARQEGIFGGGSSGAAVWGALQVAKNLPADKNIVTILPDTGFRYLSKVYNDEWMRDNGLIKNDNTSILGELIEKNPKKLTTTNSQALIKDVINTMKRENISQMPVIDDKKIIGLISESAILDYMLSSGSSSANTIAQLIQTHFTAVDYNVPVFKVLEILKAGENAVLVMKDDKLIDILTKIDLIDYLS is encoded by the coding sequence ATGAACGTTTTTAACAATATTTTAGAAGCAATTGGCAACACACCAATTGTTAAAATAAACAAAATGCTTCCGGACTCCCAGGCAAATGTTTATGCTAAGTTAGAATATTTAAATCCCGGTGGCAGTATAAAAGACAGAATTGCCAAACATATTATAAACAAGGCGGAACAGGACAGCCGTTTGCAAGCCGAGGGTACAATCGTTGAAAACACCTCTGGCAATACAGGCGCAGGATTGGCCATGGTAGCAGCAGTAAAAAATTATAAAGCTGTATTTACAATTCCGGACAAAATGAGCTCTGAAAAAATAAACTTCATGAAAGCTTTTGGTGCAAAAGTTGTTGTTACGCCTACAAATGTCCCGGCAGAATCACCGCAAAGCTATTATGAAACAGCCAAAAGAATTCACCAAAATACTGACAATTCATTTTATGTAAACCAGTATCATAATCCTGATAACCCGGAGGCCCATTACAAATACACAGGTCCTGAACTTTGGGAGCAAATGGATGGAAAAATTGACTACTTTGTTGCAGGGATTGGTACCGGTGGAACTTTAAGCGGCGTAGCAAAATTCTTAAAAGAAAAAAATCCGGAAATAAAAGTTATAGCAGTTGATCCAATTGGGTCTGTTTTTTATGACTATTTTAAACATGGAAAACCTGGTGAACCAAATGTGTATAAACTTGAAGGTATCGGCGAGGATATGATGGTTGATGCCATGGATTTTAATGTCGTTGATGATATTTACCAGGTGAGCGACGAAGATGGTTTTGCTACATGCCGCAGTTTAGCGCGTCAGGAAGGTATTTTTGGTGGTGGCTCTTCGGGTGCAGCTGTTTGGGGTGCTTTGCAGGTTGCTAAAAATCTTCCTGCTGATAAAAATATTGTCACAATTTTACCGGACACCGGTTTCAGGTATTTGTCTAAAGTTTATAATGATGAATGGATGCGGGATAATGGCCTGATCAAAAATGACAATACAAGCATATTGGGCGAACTTATTGAAAAGAATCCAAAAAAACTTACCACTACAAATAGCCAGGCATTGATCAAAGATGTAATCAACACAATGAAAAGAGAAAACATTTCTCAGATGCCTGTTATTGATGATAAAAAAATAATCGGCCTAATTAGCGAATCAGCAATTCTGGATTATATGCTTAGCAGTGGCTCCTCATCGGCAAATACTATTGCACAACTAATTCAAACGCATTTTACAGCAGTTGATTATAATGTCCCGGTTTTCAAAGTTCTGGAAATATTAAAAGCCGGTGAAAATGCTGTGTTAGTTATGAAAGATGACAAGCTAATTGATATACTGACAAAAATTGATTTGATTGACTACTTAAGCTAA
- a CDS encoding peptidase yields the protein MKKTLLVAGVLSIIFSACQKKQETQSMLDQKVAQFSPTVLKYDESILDDRQKKVVSLLTEAAKVMDEIFLEQVFSKNKEIKTKLENSSNENDKKVLKYFEVMYGPFDRLDHNKAFYGDYKKPAGANYYPEDMTKEEFEKWIDDHPEDRDSFVSEFTVIRRKDDKLVAIPYSEYYKEPLGRATKLLREAAQYADNPTLKRYLETRATAFETNDYFESDMAWMDLKDHSIEVVIGPYEVYEDEMFNYKAAFECFLTIRDPKESEKLKIFGSYLNEMEKHLPIPDEHKNFNRGSESPIVVVQEVLYSGDTKAGIQTIAFNLPNDERVREAKGSKKVMLKSLHEAKFEKQVIPIAKIILNEKEIPNVTFDGFFNHTLMHEMTHGIGPGKIIKDGNKTEVKIELKETYSTIEECKADVLGMYNNLLMIEKGVYPKEFEKEIWPSFLAGIFRSIRFGINEAHGGGNALIFNYLYENGAYTFDEKTEKLNIDYSKIKEVLKSLAGELLMIQANGDYEGSKAIMAKYIVMSDVMTKLVDKLSDIPVDIKPIFQSEQK from the coding sequence ATGAAGAAAACACTATTGGTGGCTGGAGTTCTAAGTATTATTTTTTCAGCGTGTCAAAAAAAACAGGAAACGCAAAGTATGCTTGATCAAAAAGTAGCCCAATTTTCACCGACTGTACTTAAATATGATGAATCCATTTTAGATGACCGGCAGAAAAAAGTAGTTTCATTATTAACTGAAGCAGCTAAAGTTATGGATGAGATTTTTCTTGAACAGGTTTTTAGTAAAAACAAGGAAATTAAAACTAAACTTGAAAACTCCAGTAATGAGAATGATAAAAAGGTTTTGAAATATTTTGAGGTAATGTATGGTCCATTTGATCGTCTTGACCATAACAAAGCATTTTACGGGGATTATAAAAAACCGGCAGGTGCAAACTATTATCCTGAAGATATGACAAAAGAAGAGTTTGAAAAATGGATTGATGATCATCCGGAAGATAGGGATAGCTTTGTTTCCGAGTTTACAGTTATTCGCCGTAAAGATGATAAATTGGTCGCGATTCCATATTCTGAGTATTACAAAGAACCGCTTGGCCGGGCAACAAAATTATTGCGCGAAGCTGCTCAGTATGCTGATAATCCAACTTTAAAAAGATATCTTGAAACACGTGCAACAGCCTTTGAAACAAATGATTATTTTGAAAGTGATATGGCCTGGATGGATTTAAAAGACCACAGCATTGAGGTTGTTATAGGCCCTTATGAAGTTTATGAAGATGAAATGTTCAATTACAAAGCAGCCTTTGAATGTTTTCTCACCATCCGTGACCCCAAGGAAAGTGAAAAATTAAAAATTTTTGGTAGTTATTTGAATGAAATGGAAAAACATTTGCCTATTCCTGATGAACACAAAAACTTTAACAGGGGATCGGAATCGCCAATTGTTGTTGTGCAAGAGGTTCTTTATTCCGGTGATACAAAAGCAGGCATCCAGACAATCGCCTTTAATTTGCCAAATGATGAGCGGGTTCGTGAAGCAAAAGGTTCAAAAAAGGTTATGTTAAAAAGCCTTCATGAAGCGAAATTTGAGAAACAAGTTATTCCAATTGCCAAAATCATTTTAAATGAAAAAGAAATTCCCAATGTCACATTTGATGGTTTTTTTAACCACACACTAATGCACGAAATGACCCATGGCATTGGACCCGGGAAAATTATTAAAGATGGCAACAAAACCGAAGTAAAAATTGAATTGAAAGAAACCTATTCTACAATCGAAGAATGTAAGGCTGATGTATTGGGCATGTATAACAATCTTTTAATGATTGAGAAAGGCGTTTATCCTAAAGAATTTGAAAAAGAGATATGGCCTTCTTTTCTTGCGGGAATTTTTCGCTCGATTCGGTTTGGTATAAATGAAGCACATGGCGGTGGTAATGCTTTAATCTTCAATTATTTATATGAAAATGGTGCATACACTTTTGATGAGAAAACAGAAAAACTAAATATTGATTATTCCAAGATTAAAGAAGTACTCAAATCTCTGGCTGGCGAATTGTTAATGATTCAGGCAAATGGCGATTATGAAGGTTCCAAAGCAATTATGGCAAAATACATAGTTATGTCGGATGTGATGACAAAACTAGTTGACAAGCTCTCTGATATTCCGGTTGATATTAAACCGATATTTCAGAGTGAACAAAAATAG
- the pyk gene encoding pyruvate kinase has translation MQKRAKIICTIGPTSNTEEILTKLARSGMDVARLNFSHGTHEEHLANIKLIRKVSKKTGKPIAILMDLQGPKIRIGHFAEGPVTVKPGELFTIVTDDVPGTQYLVGTSYKNLPNDVKPDDNILINDGLIQLKVNKTTKTEVFCEVVIGGILYDRKGINLPGVEVSEPSMTKKDINDLEFGLKHGVDYVALSFVRTAQDIRDLKKMMGEDPVPIIAKIEKPEAVENIDEIIMETEVVMVARGDLGVEISAQKVPVVQKMIIEKCMTAGIPVITATQMLDSMMANPVPTRAEASDVANAIFDGTDAVMLSGETAFGKYPLESASIMASIIREAEKGGYFRLKAERRSPGNSLLSSSRSICHVANISAQDIGAKFIVVFTESGFTAQVLSKYRPEVPVIALTKDDKSFTKMALYWGVIPSQIKGHFEISHGLEVLEEHLKVNNLASAGDKIIIIAGSSSEEGGTNMMRLHRLL, from the coding sequence ATGCAAAAACGTGCAAAAATAATATGTACAATTGGACCAACGAGTAATACCGAGGAAATTTTAACCAAACTGGCGCGTTCCGGAATGGACGTTGCCCGTTTAAATTTTTCTCATGGAACTCATGAAGAGCATTTGGCAAATATTAAATTGATCCGCAAAGTCTCAAAAAAGACAGGTAAGCCAATTGCAATATTAATGGATTTACAGGGTCCAAAAATCAGAATTGGGCATTTTGCCGAAGGGCCCGTAACTGTAAAGCCTGGAGAGCTTTTTACAATTGTTACCGATGATGTCCCGGGTACTCAATACTTAGTGGGGACATCCTATAAAAACCTGCCAAATGATGTAAAACCAGATGACAATATTCTTATCAACGATGGTCTGATCCAGTTAAAAGTAAACAAGACAACCAAAACCGAGGTATTTTGCGAGGTTGTAATTGGCGGGATTTTGTATGACCGAAAAGGAATAAACCTTCCGGGCGTTGAAGTTTCAGAACCATCAATGACAAAAAAAGATATTAATGATTTAGAATTCGGGCTTAAGCACGGTGTTGACTATGTTGCTTTGTCGTTTGTAAGAACAGCACAAGATATCCGCGATCTAAAAAAGATGATGGGCGAGGATCCCGTACCAATTATTGCAAAAATTGAAAAGCCTGAAGCTGTTGAAAATATCGATGAAATCATCATGGAAACTGAAGTTGTGATGGTTGCACGTGGTGATTTGGGTGTAGAAATTTCCGCTCAAAAAGTTCCGGTTGTACAAAAAATGATAATTGAAAAATGCATGACGGCAGGCATTCCTGTAATAACAGCTACACAAATGCTGGATTCGATGATGGCTAATCCTGTTCCGACGCGTGCTGAAGCATCTGATGTAGCAAATGCCATTTTTGATGGGACAGATGCGGTTATGTTGTCGGGGGAAACAGCCTTCGGGAAATATCCGTTGGAATCAGCTTCAATAATGGCTTCTATAATCCGTGAAGCTGAAAAGGGTGGATATTTCAGATTAAAAGCGGAAAGACGGTCACCAGGCAATTCACTCCTTTCTTCGTCCCGCTCAATTTGTCATGTAGCAAATATTAGTGCTCAGGATATCGGAGCAAAGTTTATTGTCGTGTTTACAGAATCAGGTTTTACTGCTCAGGTTTTATCAAAGTATCGCCCGGAAGTTCCTGTAATCGCATTGACTAAAGATGATAAATCCTTTACAAAAATGGCATTATATTGGGGAGTCATTCCCAGCCAGATTAAAGGGCATTTTGAAATATCACACGGTCTCGAGGTTTTGGAAGAACATCTGAAAGTCAATAATTTAGCCAGCGCAGGAGATAAAATAATTATAATAGCAGGCTCCTCTTCAGAAGAAGGTGGCACAAATATGATGCGTCTGCATAGGTTGTTATAA